The following is a genomic window from Marinobacter sp. NP-4(2019).
CAGGTACACAAAGGGTGGCAGCGTCTGCAGCATGTCCAGCACGGGAATGGTCAGCCGCTGCATCATGTCACTGCGGGACATGGCGATGCCGATGGGCACACCGAACAGTACGCACAGGAAGGCGCAGACAAAAATAATGGCCAGTGTCTGCATCGCGTATTCGTAATAGTCGATAAACGCCAGCAGAGCCAGACTGATACCGACAAAGACCACCAGCTTCCAGGACTTGGAAACCACAAACACCACCGCCAGCAGTAGCGGTATGACTATCCACCAGGGGGTGTTGAGTATGGCGTAAAGGGCGCCGTCGAGGAACCAGCTCAGGGGTTGCGTCAGCGGGTCCAGCACGACGCTCAGGTTGTCCTTGATGTCCAGAAAGCCTTGCTCTAGCCCCTTGGTCAGGTCCCTTGATTGTGGAAAGGAAGCGCAGGACTCATGGAACGCGTCCATTGAAGGGAAGGGCAGCTCCCAGAGGGAGTCAGGTTCAGCCTCCGTACCTTGGGTTTTTCTCAGCAAATCCGCCATGGATAAGGGGGTATCGCTTGTATCTTCTGCGCACCACTCTTCAAGTCCCAGCGATGAAAACAGAAAATCGTAGGTAGCCATCTGGGTTCAGTTTCCCCTGAGTAGTCAGGATTGTGGTGCTGCACCGGGCTGCCGGAACGGACAAAGCCGGCGTTCCGGCTCTGTCCGCCAGGTCCGGTTATTATTCCAGTACAGCAGCAAGGCGTTCCCTCGCGGATTCATTCAGCCAACCGGACCATTCGTCACTGTTGTTGTTCAGGAAGTAAACCGCCGCTTCTTCCGCGGAGGCGTTGCTTTTATCCATCCACGCCAGCAGCGCACTCATGGTGTCGGTCTTGAATGTCAGCTTACTGAGCATCTCGGCCACTTCCGGTTCACGCTCCTTGAAGCTGGTGGTGACGGACGTCAGCACCGGCGCCGCCGGAAACTCGGATACACCGGGATTATCGACATCCGGAGTCTGATTGCGGGTGTGGATTTCCGGATCGTAGTCACCCAGCTTGACTCGGGTCATGTCGAACTTACCGAGCGGAACGGTGGGGCCCCAGTAGTAGCCGAACCAGGGTTCCTCGTCCTGCACGGCAGATGCCATGGAAGAGGCCAGGGTCTCGCCGGAACCGTGATTGAACACCTCAATACCGGAGGCTTCCAGGTCAAGTGCGCGGATCAGGTTGTCACTGACCACACGGCAGCCCCAGCCGCTCGGGCAGTTATTAAAGCGGTTGCCTACCAGTTCAGGGTTTGCCATGACGCCTTCGATGGTGGTCAGTTCCGGGTATTTTTCCGCCAGGTAGGTGGGAATCCACCAACCCTCGACGCCACCCGGGTCCAGCACTTTACCGAGACGCTCTACCTTGCCCTGTTCTTCGAGCTTCAGGTAGGCCTCACCGGCAGAGTTCAGCCAGAGCTCGGTGACGATGTCTGGCTCGCCGTTTTCGGCTACCGACGTCACTGCAGGTATGGTGTCAGAGGGGACGACCGTCACATCGCAGCCATAACCCTGTTCCATAATGAACTTGGCAACGCTGGTCACCACTGTATTGGAAGCCCAGTTCATCTCAGTGATGGATACTTCCCCACAGTCCGCCTGGGCGAATGCGGGGACGGATAGTGCGCAAAGCAATGCGGCTGATTTTAGCGTTCGCATGATTGCTCCTCCTTGCTTGTAGGGATTGGGGGAGTACGGAGTGAATTCCTCGCAAGTGTTTGACGAATCGAAAGGCAAAACGTTGTATACCTCGGTTACTACCTATACTTAAGAATAGTGTTCCAGATCGGAGTTACAAGCCTGTAATGGAAATTCATGTTAAATCTGATCCAGGCATAGAGCGCCTGCTTCACAAAGACCGCTGGGTCGTGCTGGCGTTACTCACTGCTGTAATTGTGGCCAGTTGGAGCTATCTGCTAGCCGGCGCAGGTATGGATATGTCTGCCATGGCGTCAACCGACTGGTCACCCGGCTACGCTGTGATCATGTTCCTCATGTGGTGGATTATGATGATCGCGATGATGCTGCCGGGCGCGACCCCGATGATCCTTCTGTTCGCCGCTGTTAACCGTAAGCAGCGCAAAAGTGGCAACCCTTACGTGCCGACGACATTGTTCACGGCAAGCTACCTGCTGGCCTGGGCCGGATTCAGTTTGCTGGCGACGATATTGCACTGGGGAATAAAACAGGCCGGCTTGCTGGCGGACATGGCGTTAACCAGCCAGCTTCTGGGCGCCGGGATATTGATGGCTGCCGGGATTTATCAACTCACTCCCCTTAAACAGGCCTGCCTTCGGCATTGCCGAATGCCGGCCATGTACATAGCTACTCACTGGCGACCGGGCACCCTTGGGGCGTTCATCATGGGCCTGCAACACGGCATTTTTTGCCTGGGTTGCTGCTGGGTGCTGATGCTGCTGTTGTTCTTTGGCGGAGTAATGAACCTTTACTGGATCGCTGGGCTGGCGGTCTATGTCCTGATCGAGAAAACCATCCCCGCCGGCAACTGGCTGGACTATGGTCTTGGCATGGTGCTCATTGCCGTTGGGGCCTGGTTAGTTGTGACTTGAGCGGCCCCTGAGTTGTGAGCCCTTACATTATTGTGCCCGGTTTAGTCGTACCAACATACCGTAGTAATAATCCAGAGAATGGTCTGGGTGGTATGGAATCTGGCATGCCTTGTCCGCATTCTTCCACTGGTCAATCACTTCACCGTCGAGCTTCTCGATCTCCTCTAACAGTTCACTTGCGCTGTGGATTTTGTAGGGGCATATCGCAGTGCTGATGTTTTGCAGTGTAACGTAGCTTTTTTCCGGATGGACGGGCAGCATGTTAATCAATACGTAGGTTGGCCTGGCCCGTAACTGACCGATAATCGAACTTAACGAATCTTCTACGTATTGCAGTGAGCCGGAGAACAACACCCAGTCACTTGGAGCTGACAGGGTTAAATCTTCAGAAAACCTCAACTGGGCGGAATTGCCGTTGGTAGCGGCAAATTTCCGGGCTTCCCTGATGACGGCCGGAACATCGTATATCTCCCATTCGAATGGCTCCGGGAAGGTGAGATACCTGGTGAGGGCGTAATACAACACCCCAACGTGGCCGCCGAAGTCAATCAGCTTCTGATTGGGTTGCATCAACCTGTTAAGCCAGAACGCGACCGGATAATCACAGGGGGAAATCGCCTGCATACGAAACCGATACATTTCAGCAGAGGCGGGGGCTTCGTTGTCGTAACCAAGCGGCTTACTGGCGGGTGCATCCGCACTCGCAGTTGCAAAATCGGGGTAAACGCCCTTAAACCAGTTTACATTCGTGGCAGTAGCGAACTCTTTAGCATAACGTCGGTTCAGTGCATTATTGACGGCAGGAATTTTCTCGAAGCTACGCACAAGCTTCTTCGCTCGATCGTACATTGCTTTTACTCCCTTAAAAGACGATCACAGGACTTCCGGGAACATAAGACCCACCGGCACCGGCAGGTCCTATGTTCCACCCGGCGGCTCAGGCTTTCGTTGCAGTGATAAAATGAACGGGCACCTTAAATTCCACACCTCCGTGCGAGGTCTGAAATGCCGCC
Proteins encoded in this region:
- a CDS encoding DUF2182 domain-containing protein, translated to MEIHVKSDPGIERLLHKDRWVVLALLTAVIVASWSYLLAGAGMDMSAMASTDWSPGYAVIMFLMWWIMMIAMMLPGATPMILLFAAVNRKQRKSGNPYVPTTLFTASYLLAWAGFSLLATILHWGIKQAGLLADMALTSQLLGAGILMAAGIYQLTPLKQACLRHCRMPAMYIATHWRPGTLGAFIMGLQHGIFCLGCCWVLMLLLFFGGVMNLYWIAGLAVYVLIEKTIPAGNWLDYGLGMVLIAVGAWLVVT
- a CDS encoding ABC transporter permease; protein product: MATYDFLFSSLGLEEWCAEDTSDTPLSMADLLRKTQGTEAEPDSLWELPFPSMDAFHESCASFPQSRDLTKGLEQGFLDIKDNLSVVLDPLTQPLSWFLDGALYAILNTPWWIVIPLLLAVVFVVSKSWKLVVFVGISLALLAFIDYYEYAMQTLAIIFVCAFLCVLFGVPIGIAMSRSDMMQRLTIPVLDMLQTLPPFVYLIPLIFLFSVTESKLYGIAIILYAIVPVIRLTNLGIRLVDKDVIEAADAFGMTSRQKLYKVQIPLALPNIMAGVNQTIMMSLAMVVIASLVSAPGLGVLVLQGIRNLELGVGLVAGLGIVILAVILDRVTKASLARINAAQKQ
- a CDS encoding methyltransferase, TIGR04325 family, yielding MYDRAKKLVRSFEKIPAVNNALNRRYAKEFATATNVNWFKGVYPDFATASADAPASKPLGYDNEAPASAEMYRFRMQAISPCDYPVAFWLNRLMQPNQKLIDFGGHVGVLYYALTRYLTFPEPFEWEIYDVPAVIREARKFAATNGNSAQLRFSEDLTLSAPSDWVLFSGSLQYVEDSLSSIIGQLRARPTYVLINMLPVHPEKSYVTLQNISTAICPYKIHSASELLEEIEKLDGEVIDQWKNADKACQIPYHPDHSLDYYYGMLVRLNRAQ
- a CDS encoding ABC transporter substrate-binding protein, producing MRTLKSAALLCALSVPAFAQADCGEVSITEMNWASNTVVTSVAKFIMEQGYGCDVTVVPSDTIPAVTSVAENGEPDIVTELWLNSAGEAYLKLEEQGKVERLGKVLDPGGVEGWWIPTYLAEKYPELTTIEGVMANPELVGNRFNNCPSGWGCRVVSDNLIRALDLEASGIEVFNHGSGETLASSMASAVQDEEPWFGYYWGPTVPLGKFDMTRVKLGDYDPEIHTRNQTPDVDNPGVSEFPAAPVLTSVTTSFKEREPEVAEMLSKLTFKTDTMSALLAWMDKSNASAEEAAVYFLNNNSDEWSGWLNESARERLAAVLE